The Phycisphaerae bacterium genome has a segment encoding these proteins:
- the folE gene encoding GTP cyclohydrolase I FolE, whose product MNSKDKTKVDIERIEKAVKEILLAVGEDVEREGLKKTPTRVAKMYAELLAGMNEDLKQHIQSVFSEDYDEIVLLRDIPFYSVCEHHLMPFIGSAHVAYLPAGAVLGVSKLARIVDCFARRLQVQERLTSQIADFIMKELKPRGVAVVLEASHSCMTIRGIKKPGSVMVTSALRGIFRRDPKSRSEIMSLMHQGNK is encoded by the coding sequence ATGAACTCGAAAGATAAAACGAAAGTAGATATCGAACGGATTGAGAAAGCGGTCAAAGAAATACTCTTGGCTGTAGGCGAAGACGTTGAGCGTGAGGGACTAAAGAAGACGCCGACGCGCGTAGCAAAAATGTACGCCGAGCTGCTGGCCGGGATGAATGAGGACCTCAAACAGCATATCCAAAGTGTTTTTAGCGAAGATTACGACGAGATAGTTCTGCTGCGTGACATACCTTTTTACAGTGTTTGCGAACATCATTTAATGCCGTTTATAGGCTCGGCCCATGTTGCATACCTGCCTGCAGGCGCGGTGCTTGGAGTCAGCAAACTAGCCCGTATTGTTGATTGTTTTGCCCGCCGGCTGCAGGTGCAAGAGCGGCTTACGAGCCAAATAGCTGATTTTATAATGAAAGAGCTAAAGCCGCGGGGTGTTGCGGTGGTGCTGGAGGCGTCACACAGCTGTATGACTATCCGCGGCATAAAAAAGCCCGGGTCGGTAATGGTAACTTCTGCGCTTCGCGGGATATTCAGAAGAGACCCAAAGAGCAGAAGCGAGATTATGAGTCTGATGCACCAGGGTAATAAGTAG
- a CDS encoding glycosyltransferase family 39 protein, producing MFGSKRNLAILVVLQIVLGLVYLNSVPRTHIDEVWDSSLGYNLAHQGSLKHPFIEGFGGMDIHFIQSRVVLPLVNAAIFKIVDYSIATSRIGSVLFGALAVVSIYAVTRRWFGEKQAFWIGLATIIHPWFFDASRRARPEIYYTALALVFLWLMVVFFDSGSRRSALFAGVFAGLSSLAHPTGLIIVFIIGCVIIVRQRGKLIGRLIPWAAVGFVVTILPYVIYVFWAIRNPQVSFTEQMQIGMLHKLLLRGEINRWKSFLQWPEGAPLAIIMLASWVLAWYRSTAADKILASIIVLLALILPFATVSPTARYLVVITPLLCALVVRLIWRVIEDKGVILQNWYKLRFAISVGTAVIYLSTGAVFIGLMFYCLHGADFNKVINHVASAVGRESRIYGNPIFWVGHDKYKYGPYPVIYKDFLLKDGLKMARKHHFDYAVRTAWLVAPPDAFGRPSEVMPMFRDDCLGDWICRRFGTKIDEFYDPYYGPIEIYKLNWESSPKILKVK from the coding sequence ATGTTCGGTAGTAAGCGAAACTTAGCTATTCTTGTTGTTTTACAAATTGTTCTGGGGCTGGTGTATCTTAACTCTGTTCCCCGTACTCACATAGATGAAGTGTGGGATTCATCACTGGGCTATAACTTGGCCCATCAAGGCAGCCTTAAACATCCATTTATTGAAGGCTTCGGCGGGATGGATATACACTTTATCCAAAGTCGTGTTGTGCTGCCGCTGGTTAACGCCGCAATTTTTAAGATTGTTGATTACAGCATTGCAACCAGTCGCATAGGTTCGGTGCTATTTGGAGCACTTGCTGTTGTTAGTATCTATGCGGTTACGCGTCGCTGGTTCGGAGAAAAGCAGGCTTTCTGGATTGGCCTGGCAACCATTATTCATCCATGGTTCTTTGACGCCAGCCGGCGTGCCCGACCTGAAATTTATTACACTGCCTTGGCATTAGTGTTCTTATGGCTAATGGTAGTTTTTTTTGATTCCGGCTCAAGACGAAGCGCTTTGTTTGCAGGAGTCTTCGCCGGTTTATCCAGTCTGGCACATCCAACCGGTTTAATCATAGTTTTCATAATTGGCTGCGTTATTATCGTCCGGCAAAGAGGCAAGTTAATTGGGCGTCTGATTCCATGGGCAGCCGTTGGGTTTGTTGTAACTATTCTGCCGTATGTCATCTATGTTTTCTGGGCTATACGAAACCCGCAAGTCAGTTTCACGGAACAAATGCAGATTGGCATGTTACATAAATTGCTTTTACGCGGTGAAATCAATCGCTGGAAAAGTTTTTTACAGTGGCCCGAGGGGGCTCCGCTTGCAATCATTATGTTAGCTTCATGGGTCCTGGCGTGGTATCGGTCAACTGCTGCAGATAAAATTCTCGCTTCTATCATTGTCTTACTCGCACTGATTCTACCTTTTGCTACTGTCAGCCCTACTGCACGGTATCTGGTAGTGATTACTCCTTTGCTCTGCGCTCTGGTAGTTCGCCTGATATGGCGAGTTATAGAAGATAAGGGTGTAATTCTGCAGAACTGGTATAAATTGCGTTTCGCGATTAGTGTTGGTACTGCGGTTATCTATTTGTCAACAGGCGCTGTGTTCATTGGACTAATGTTTTATTGTCTGCACGGAGCTGATTTTAACAAGGTAATAAATCATGTGGCATCGGCAGTCGGCCGGGAAAGCCGCATCTACGGCAACCCGATTTTCTGGGTGGGTCATGACAAATACAAGTATGGTCCTTATCCAGTAATCTATAAAGACTTTCTACTAAAAGATGGTCTCAAGATGGCCCGCAAACATCATTTTGATTATGCAGTAAGAACCGCCTGGTTAGTAGCCCCCCCTGACGCGTTTGGTCGGCCATCTGAAGTAATGCCAATGTTCCGGGACGATTGCCTCGGCGACTGGATTTGCCGCAGATTCGGCACCAAAATAGATGAGTTCTATGACCCTTATTACGGACCGATTGAGATATACAAGCTTAATTGGGAAAGTTCTCCTAAAATTCTGAAAGTGAAATAA
- a CDS encoding 6-carboxytetrahydropterin synthase, with translation MHNLSRLVRFSINPFLPEDSIGFNSFASKPAGEGLSIFFELTVALAGEVEPTTGFVVNVSDVDKKVQEYVVPIFARQIREDFRQGRHIGFAGITKLLNSAWGQLADKFGTARLKELSLAMNPFRKAAIDCEDCKMSYFSEKFEFAATHKLWNYDFSDERNRKVFGKCANPAGHGHNYVVEVTIKRPTGKNDFCISDFEKAVDDELIKVVDHKNLNADVPYFAKAIPTVENIAAFAWEKLAGKFGEAALHCVTVWETDKTSCSYCG, from the coding sequence ATGCATAATCTATCAAGACTTGTGCGGTTTTCGATAAATCCTTTTCTGCCGGAGGACAGTATCGGTTTTAACTCGTTCGCATCAAAACCGGCAGGCGAAGGGCTGTCAATATTTTTCGAATTGACTGTTGCGCTGGCGGGTGAGGTCGAGCCGACTACGGGATTTGTCGTCAACGTAAGTGATGTTGACAAGAAAGTGCAGGAATACGTTGTGCCGATTTTTGCCCGGCAGATAAGAGAAGACTTTCGGCAGGGCAGACATATAGGGTTTGCCGGAATAACAAAACTTTTAAACTCGGCGTGGGGACAATTAGCCGACAAATTCGGGACGGCAAGATTGAAAGAATTGAGCCTGGCGATGAATCCTTTCAGAAAGGCAGCGATTGACTGCGAAGACTGCAAGATGAGCTATTTTAGCGAGAAATTTGAATTTGCGGCGACACATAAGCTTTGGAACTACGATTTTTCAGATGAACGCAACCGGAAGGTCTTCGGCAAATGCGCAAACCCGGCCGGTCACGGGCATAATTATGTTGTCGAGGTTACGATAAAGAGGCCGACAGGAAAAAATGATTTTTGTATCAGTGATTTTGAAAAAGCAGTGGATGACGAGCTTATAAAAGTGGTTGACCACAAAAATCTGAACGCAGATGTGCCGTATTTTGCCAAAGCGATTCCGACCGTAGAGAATATCGCAGCTTTTGCGTGGGAGAAGCTGGCGGGCAAATTCGGCGAAGCGGCGCTGCATTGCGTAACAGTCTGGGAAACCGATAAGACATCCTGCTCATACTGCGGATAG